The Lichenihabitans psoromatis genome contains a region encoding:
- a CDS encoding ABC transporter permease, whose translation MTRLNPFHLLLGAAVLLILLFLILPLLVIVPMSFSSTRFLTFPPPSLSLRWYESYLESAAWMQSTKVSLTVAVSSALCATVLGTAAAYALSHMTGRLGRMAEALLLLPLVTPIVIVAVGVFFVYARLGLLATWLGLVLANIMLGIPFVLTAVSAGFRQFDHAQEMVARSLGMNRLRAFFIVTLPQIRPSVVTGALFAFISALDETVVALFVSGGSNQPLTKRMFTALRDEIDPTIASISSLLTVASMMLLLTVWLSARKAGGKP comes from the coding sequence ATGACGCGCCTCAACCCGTTTCATCTTCTCCTCGGGGCAGCGGTTCTCCTGATCCTGTTATTCCTGATTTTGCCGCTGCTCGTGATCGTCCCGATGTCGTTTTCGAGTACCCGCTTCCTGACCTTTCCGCCCCCAAGCCTGTCGTTGCGCTGGTACGAGAGCTATCTCGAGTCGGCCGCGTGGATGCAGTCCACAAAGGTCAGCCTTACGGTCGCGGTCTCATCGGCGCTCTGCGCGACCGTGCTCGGAACCGCCGCTGCCTATGCGTTGAGCCATATGACCGGCCGCCTCGGGCGAATGGCGGAAGCTCTCCTGCTCCTGCCACTCGTGACACCGATCGTCATCGTCGCCGTGGGCGTGTTCTTCGTCTATGCCCGGCTCGGGCTACTGGCCACGTGGCTCGGGCTGGTGCTAGCCAACATCATGCTCGGTATCCCGTTTGTCCTCACCGCGGTTTCGGCGGGCTTCCGGCAATTCGACCACGCTCAAGAGATGGTTGCCCGCAGCCTCGGGATGAACCGCTTGCGCGCCTTCTTTATCGTTACACTTCCGCAAATCCGGCCAAGCGTCGTCACCGGCGCACTCTTCGCCTTCATCTCGGCTCTGGATGAGACGGTCGTGGCTCTCTTCGTGTCCGGAGGATCGAACCAACCTCTCACGAAGCGGATGTTTACAGCTCTCCGAGACGAGATCGATCCGACCATCGCGTCCATCTCGTCCTTGCTGACAGTGGCCTCCATGATGTTGTTGCTCACTGTTTGGCTCAGTGCACGAAAGGCCGGAGGGAAGCCTTGA
- a CDS encoding GMC family oxidoreductase, with protein sequence MLILGGGSAGCVLAARLTEDPRFRVTLVEAGRDISLETMPADIRSRYAGRAYLDTRNIWNSLQAFMGSPRSNSVARATRRYEQARILGGGSAINALLANRGSPNDYDEWERLGALGWNWEACLPYFRKLERDCDFIGPLHGLEGPLPVRRITPDRMSPFVAAVADALAQRGFPTRPDQNGEWKDGVYAAALVASEAGERVPTSVGYLTDAVRRRPNLCILTDRIAERILFEGTRATGALLAPMIGGPAEHMAADVVVVSSGAIHTPALLMRSGVGPAANLAALGIPVVADRPGVGQNLMEHPSIAVSAFLQPAARFRDPAEHHEQAIVRFSSDLEGTPNGDMHGAILSRSGWHSIGRRLGTVFFWVNKSFSKGFVQLASSDPRAEPHVDFRMLSDWRDMERLKLALRFGAETLMRPEMRGLCDSVFPTSYSPRVARIAVPGRSRAIQRGLFSGLLDLSAGFRPALVRAFITQGATIEALLNEDAVLTDFVSRNVGGTWHPTCTCRMGAEDDPLAVTDSAARVFGTENLRVCDASLMPSIPCANTNVPTIMMAERIADMMRRDPG encoded by the coding sequence GTGCTCATTCTGGGCGGCGGGTCGGCCGGCTGCGTTTTGGCGGCCCGCCTCACGGAAGACCCGCGGTTCCGCGTCACGCTGGTCGAAGCGGGGCGAGACATCTCTCTCGAGACCATGCCGGCCGACATCCGTAGTCGATATGCCGGCCGTGCCTATCTCGACACCCGCAACATCTGGAACAGCCTGCAGGCCTTTATGGGATCGCCGCGTAGCAACAGCGTTGCGAGAGCGACCCGCCGATATGAGCAGGCCCGAATTCTCGGCGGGGGTTCGGCCATCAATGCGCTGCTGGCCAACCGCGGCTCTCCAAATGACTATGACGAATGGGAGCGGCTCGGCGCCTTGGGCTGGAATTGGGAGGCCTGCCTCCCTTATTTCCGCAAGCTCGAGCGGGATTGTGATTTCATCGGCCCTCTGCACGGGCTGGAAGGACCGCTTCCGGTCCGTCGAATCACCCCGGACCGGATGTCTCCCTTCGTGGCGGCCGTCGCCGATGCACTCGCCCAGCGCGGTTTTCCTACACGGCCGGATCAGAATGGCGAGTGGAAGGACGGTGTCTATGCCGCAGCGCTTGTTGCGAGCGAAGCGGGGGAACGAGTTCCGACGTCCGTCGGCTACCTCACCGACGCCGTGCGCCGACGCCCCAATCTCTGCATTTTGACCGACAGGATCGCGGAGCGCATTCTCTTCGAAGGAACCCGAGCCACGGGCGCATTGCTGGCCCCGATGATCGGCGGCCCTGCCGAACATATGGCCGCCGACGTGGTGGTTGTTTCGTCAGGAGCAATCCACACGCCGGCCCTGCTGATGCGGTCTGGCGTAGGACCCGCCGCAAACCTTGCGGCACTCGGGATTCCGGTCGTGGCCGACCGTCCGGGTGTCGGGCAAAATCTGATGGAGCATCCCTCGATCGCGGTGTCGGCGTTTCTGCAGCCGGCCGCCCGTTTCCGCGATCCTGCCGAGCATCACGAGCAGGCGATCGTCCGCTTTTCCTCAGATCTTGAGGGCACGCCGAACGGAGATATGCATGGTGCGATCCTCTCGCGCTCGGGCTGGCACAGCATTGGCCGGCGACTTGGCACGGTCTTCTTCTGGGTCAACAAGTCGTTTTCGAAGGGCTTCGTTCAGCTTGCCTCGTCCGATCCGCGAGCCGAGCCGCATGTCGATTTCCGCATGCTGTCCGATTGGCGCGATATGGAGCGGCTCAAGTTGGCGCTTCGATTCGGAGCCGAAACGTTGATGCGGCCCGAGATGCGCGGGCTCTGCGACTCCGTTTTTCCGACGAGCTATTCACCCCGTGTCGCAAGGATCGCGGTGCCGGGCCGCAGCCGCGCAATCCAACGTGGCCTGTTCTCGGGCCTCCTCGATCTGAGTGCCGGCTTTCGCCCGGCTCTCGTCCGCGCATTCATCACGCAAGGCGCAACAATCGAGGCCTTGTTGAATGAGGATGCCGTTCTGACCGACTTCGTGAGCCGCAATGTCGGGGGCACCTGGCATCCGACCTGCACCTGCCGAATGGGCGCAGAGGACGATCCCTTGGCGGTCACGGACAGCGCGGCCCGGGTCTTTGGGACTGAGAACCTCCGTGTTTGCGATGCATCGCTCATGCCGTCTATTCCCTGCGCGAACACAAACGTGCCGACCATCATGATGGCTGAACGCATTGCCGACATGATGAGACGTGATCCGGGTTGA
- a CDS encoding ParB/Srx family N-terminal domain-containing protein, giving the protein MHQPSLAGLLPLGQNLGQQPAAMPLGLFAKLQLAIGYVPIASINPYSRNPRTHSKKQIEESLKTFGCVSPLVIDKLGLLIVGHGRLAAAKLLGFKELPVVRLDHLDAAQKSALRILDNQIATLAGVDKKLLDLEFKDLLSIDLTLDLSFDFSITGFAAPEIDKLGDDAAEPDVILTSIA; this is encoded by the coding sequence ATGCACCAACCATCTTTGGCGGGACTGCTCCCGCTCGGTCAAAATTTGGGACAGCAACCCGCGGCAATGCCTCTCGGCCTCTTTGCCAAACTTCAGCTCGCCATCGGATATGTGCCGATTGCTTCCATCAACCCCTACAGTCGTAATCCCCGCACCCATTCCAAAAAGCAGATCGAGGAGTCGCTCAAGACCTTTGGTTGCGTCAGCCCACTGGTGATCGACAAGCTGGGCCTACTTATCGTGGGTCACGGTCGTCTTGCTGCAGCCAAGCTCCTTGGCTTCAAGGAGCTCCCGGTGGTCCGTCTGGATCATCTAGATGCAGCTCAGAAGAGTGCGCTCCGCATCCTCGATAATCAGATCGCGACTTTGGCTGGCGTAGACAAGAAGCTGCTGGACCTCGAGTTTAAGGACCTACTCTCCATCGACCTCACCCTCGATCTCAGCTTCGATTTCAGCATTACGGGCTTTGCCGCGCCCGAGATCGATAAGCTGGGCGACGATGCGGCCGAACCGGACGTCATCCTGACGTCGATTGCATGA
- a CDS encoding mannose-1-phosphate guanylyltransferase/mannose-6-phosphate isomerase — translation MPRILPVIMCGGSGTRVWPESRETMPKQFIPLVGNRSTFQTALDMLRDRSLFEPAMVITNLDYRFYVAEQIADSGVDAEIVLEPVGRDSAPAIAIAAEIAANRDPSTILAIFAADHVIENRTEFVKLCREAAEAAEAGCIVTFGIKPTHPATGFGYIRPGAPVVLGSPVHHVDAFVEKPDASTAIGYVSEGYLWNSGNFVFRADVMLEELSRFEAELAEAARIAVQSGVHDLGMFKLNEPAFSRATKISIDYAIMERTTRGAVIAADMGWSDIGNWHAVWELSDRDPLGNSVRGSGVIMDSNNVHIRSEDVLTAVVGVDDVIVVTTHDAVLVLNSAHAGRVKDLVEQLKVLKRPEAAEHRRSYRPWGYYQSIDRGLRYQVKRIVVKPGARLSLQKHHHRAEHWVVVKGTAEVTLNEAIKLVHENESIYLPIGSIHRLANPGKINLELIEVQTGSYLGEDDIIRIEDVYNRV, via the coding sequence ATGCCGCGAATCCTTCCTGTCATCATGTGCGGCGGTTCAGGAACCCGGGTCTGGCCCGAGTCGCGCGAGACGATGCCGAAGCAGTTCATTCCGCTGGTCGGAAACCGATCGACCTTCCAGACGGCGCTCGACATGCTGCGTGACCGCTCCCTGTTCGAGCCTGCTATGGTCATCACGAATCTTGACTACCGGTTCTACGTCGCTGAACAGATTGCCGACAGCGGCGTCGACGCTGAGATCGTCTTGGAGCCGGTGGGACGCGACTCGGCGCCAGCAATCGCGATCGCTGCTGAAATCGCCGCAAATCGCGACCCCAGCACCATCCTGGCAATTTTTGCTGCCGACCACGTCATCGAGAACCGGACCGAATTCGTCAAGCTTTGCCGGGAGGCTGCCGAGGCTGCTGAAGCCGGATGCATCGTCACCTTCGGCATCAAGCCGACACATCCAGCGACCGGCTTTGGCTACATACGGCCAGGCGCGCCTGTCGTTCTTGGCTCGCCTGTGCACCATGTCGACGCTTTCGTAGAGAAGCCTGATGCTTCGACAGCAATTGGCTATGTGTCGGAGGGCTATTTGTGGAATTCGGGGAATTTCGTGTTTCGAGCCGATGTGATGCTCGAGGAACTCTCACGCTTTGAAGCTGAACTGGCTGAGGCGGCTCGAATTGCCGTGCAGAGCGGTGTTCACGACCTCGGCATGTTCAAGCTGAATGAACCGGCCTTCTCGCGGGCCACTAAAATTTCTATCGACTATGCCATAATGGAGCGTACCACGCGTGGGGCCGTTATTGCGGCCGATATGGGTTGGTCTGATATCGGCAACTGGCATGCCGTCTGGGAGTTGTCAGACCGAGACCCCCTCGGCAATTCGGTACGTGGTTCTGGGGTCATTATGGATTCCAACAACGTTCATATCCGATCGGAAGACGTCTTGACTGCCGTGGTTGGTGTCGACGACGTCATCGTGGTGACGACGCACGACGCGGTGCTGGTGCTTAACAGCGCTCATGCCGGACGCGTAAAAGATTTGGTCGAGCAGCTGAAAGTATTGAAGCGGCCGGAGGCGGCGGAGCATCGGCGTTCCTATCGACCCTGGGGCTATTATCAGAGCATCGACCGAGGGTTGCGCTATCAGGTCAAGCGCATCGTCGTGAAGCCCGGCGCTCGACTGTCCCTCCAGAAGCACCATCATCGGGCCGAGCATTGGGTTGTTGTAAAAGGGACTGCCGAGGTCACCCTGAATGAGGCGATCAAGCTCGTTCATGAAAATGAGTCGATTTATTTGCCGATCGGAAGCATCCATCGGCTTGCCAATCCTGGTAAGATCAACCTTGAGCTGATCGAGGTGCAAACCGGCAGCTACCTTGGCGAGGATGACATCATTCGCATCGAGGATGTCTACAATCGTGTTTAG
- a CDS encoding ABC transporter permease, whose amino-acid sequence MSTQDITEPAHTWANFKRGVAVQRRVLVALMIRQLMTKYGRSNIGFLWLVLEPMILCCGVLVVRSLISDSEENGVPLISLLITGYLPLTLWRHLSSAGTFLLRRNGPMLYHRDITLLDCAFALFMLELGGCTIAFTVVYWSLYTLGLVGPIYDLGLMASGWLLMALLAFSLMMVFGVLTEFYEAAERFIQPFQYLFLPICGFFYMVNWLPDYAQELSWYVPTVHCYEMVRGGLFGPIVETHYTPWYPVLWSIAMLAWALPMVDKARDKIHFG is encoded by the coding sequence ATGTCCACGCAAGACATCACCGAGCCGGCTCATACGTGGGCTAACTTCAAGCGCGGTGTAGCTGTTCAGCGACGCGTACTGGTGGCGCTGATGATCCGCCAGCTCATGACCAAATACGGACGGAGCAACATCGGCTTCCTCTGGCTCGTGCTTGAGCCCATGATTCTATGCTGTGGCGTGCTCGTCGTTCGCTCTTTGATCTCCGATAGCGAAGAGAACGGCGTTCCGCTGATCTCGCTGCTTATAACCGGCTACCTTCCTCTGACGCTTTGGCGGCATCTCTCGTCAGCTGGAACGTTCCTCCTGCGACGCAACGGCCCGATGCTTTACCACCGGGACATCACGCTGCTTGATTGCGCTTTTGCGCTTTTCATGCTTGAGCTCGGTGGCTGTACCATTGCGTTCACGGTAGTCTATTGGTCACTTTACACATTGGGTCTTGTAGGGCCAATCTATGACCTCGGATTGATGGCATCCGGCTGGCTTTTGATGGCACTGCTGGCGTTCAGCCTGATGATGGTGTTCGGCGTGCTGACCGAGTTCTATGAGGCGGCGGAACGCTTTATCCAGCCGTTCCAATATCTTTTCCTGCCGATCTGCGGCTTCTTCTACATGGTCAATTGGCTGCCGGATTATGCACAGGAACTGTCATGGTACGTCCCTACTGTACATTGTTATGAGATGGTCCGGGGCGGCCTCTTCGGGCCGATCGTGGAGACACATTATACCCCTTGGTATCCCGTCCTTTGGTCGATCGCGATGCTCGCCTGGGCTCTTCCGATGGTCGACAAGGCACGCGACAAGATCCACTTCGGCTGA
- a CDS encoding GGDEF domain-containing protein, whose amino-acid sequence MNRHNYLRVFIALLVSRTNDKAQLAPYRASTIDPLTGLLNRGTLLNHLDYSFTTMAFIIVDVNRFKHVNDTYGNWVGDQVLRATASVMAQCLGSFGRVGRLGGEEFALLASNEHRTTLVRELDSFRQRVAGTPILTNAGQVSITISAGLAKQHGDQTFEQLFSRADRALHTAKKSGRDRIVVAEGLDI is encoded by the coding sequence GTGAATCGTCACAATTATCTTCGTGTCTTCATCGCTCTTCTGGTTTCGCGTACAAACGATAAGGCACAGCTTGCCCCGTATCGCGCCAGCACGATTGATCCACTAACGGGCCTGCTAAACCGAGGAACACTGCTGAACCACCTTGATTATAGCTTCACGACGATGGCCTTTATCATCGTCGATGTCAATCGCTTCAAGCACGTCAACGATACTTACGGCAATTGGGTTGGAGATCAGGTTCTCCGTGCGACCGCGAGCGTGATGGCACAATGCCTTGGTAGTTTTGGGCGCGTCGGGCGGCTGGGTGGGGAAGAGTTTGCTCTGCTCGCGTCCAACGAGCATCGAACGACGCTCGTCCGAGAACTTGACTCTTTCCGACAGAGAGTGGCCGGGACGCCAATCCTGACAAACGCAGGTCAAGTGTCGATCACGATATCGGCCGGCCTCGCAAAACAGCACGGCGATCAGACATTTGAGCAGCTCTTTTCCCGTGCCGACCGTGCCCTTCACACGGCGAAGAAGTCGGGCCGGGATAGGATCGTTGTGGCGGAGGGTCTCGACATCTAG
- a CDS encoding glycosyltransferase family 2 protein: protein MQHDNAIGLSSLDVSGYDQLNDGLAKTVFVIPSVNGARLLERMLPTLKIPSHIIYVLDQGSDDATEAVCNKYDVNLVQLSSRRTYTECCNIALDIAIKQDAEYFFVSNNDITFITDVARELLFEISLDPALGILSCSQIITDEQRSNPILSSRVFWNLEKVGFDHQTSILESDYYRLESDFCELTFAVMRTSAVSKVGGFDDKFGFYHEDADLGFRLREAGYTTAYLPQSQIEHFAGSTFRQGLDQARLKYIANSKRVFEQKHLGAGINYPELHSDIPSSWTIINKNLFGSLRSLGLIDQSRPALTFSHPGERPFEYLYSVWETSILPK, encoded by the coding sequence ATGCAGCATGATAATGCAATCGGCCTGTCAAGCCTCGACGTAAGTGGGTATGACCAGCTTAATGACGGTCTAGCAAAAACTGTTTTTGTTATCCCGTCGGTCAACGGAGCGCGCCTACTTGAAAGAATGTTGCCGACCCTAAAGATACCGTCGCATATCATCTACGTCCTCGATCAGGGGAGTGATGACGCGACAGAGGCGGTATGTAATAAGTACGACGTAAATCTTGTTCAGTTGTCAAGTCGCAGGACATATACGGAGTGTTGTAATATAGCGCTCGATATTGCGATAAAGCAAGATGCTGAATATTTTTTCGTATCAAATAACGATATTACGTTCATAACCGACGTTGCTCGAGAGTTACTGTTCGAAATATCGCTAGATCCAGCGCTTGGTATTTTATCATGCTCTCAAATAATAACTGATGAGCAGAGGAGTAATCCAATCTTAAGCAGCCGCGTTTTTTGGAACTTGGAAAAGGTCGGATTTGATCATCAGACGAGTATTCTAGAGAGCGATTACTATAGGCTCGAATCGGATTTTTGTGAGCTAACGTTTGCCGTCATGCGGACCTCCGCAGTTTCGAAAGTTGGCGGATTTGACGACAAGTTCGGTTTTTACCACGAGGACGCAGATCTTGGCTTCAGATTGCGTGAAGCCGGCTATACGACCGCCTATCTCCCGCAGTCTCAAATAGAACATTTTGCCGGCTCTACATTCAGGCAAGGTCTGGATCAAGCCAGGCTGAAATATATCGCTAATAGCAAGCGCGTGTTTGAACAAAAACATCTCGGAGCTGGCATCAACTATCCAGAGCTACATTCCGACATCCCCTCTTCTTGGACGATTATAAATAAGAACCTGTTCGGCAGTTTGCGGTCATTAGGCCTAATAGATCAGAGCCGCCCTGCATTGACGTTTTCGCACCCAGGGGAACGCCCATTCGAATATTTGTATTCGGTCTGGGAGACAAGTATTCTTCCAAAGTAA
- a CDS encoding glycosyltransferase has protein sequence MDCHYVPLGVETDIFHPWGESNERSQEPTFLWFSRNQHRKGYDVLRSVWSKFRLKMPKAKLIVMGHGILTNSDIPTAKMRRWREYLIYEDVSLGVTFKEIIVPLSDRDVAKIYRSVDCVLVTSRSEGFGFNVVEAMACGVMVVFPEYGGTGDMVFPGALTYGGAEVKADYSDKGFYDVGNWWEPNENEILTAMHKVLTLTAVERRELLRKQLNLVRTSFSWRNTGFSVRKALLTHQTKRSKDYFAGSDVLENINAEWLVGTMESGSSQLLPLSTVISSGVERLFADFDRATYEEFNDDIKGKGVDPLWHFIMYGWSENRFIAQGVLVRDYLSNNNGAQSLIIHYHQIGMTFASSDLNRSMLEWTGGIFKKSVTENRVSDRMLLTGLYKMVLRRDPDAQGLQEHLAALFDKRVSRAEMVDNFLNSEESHKVNRI, from the coding sequence GTGGACTGCCACTATGTTCCATTAGGGGTAGAGACAGACATCTTTCACCCGTGGGGCGAAAGCAACGAGAGGTCGCAAGAGCCCACATTCTTGTGGTTCTCGCGCAATCAGCATCGAAAGGGCTACGATGTTCTTAGGAGCGTCTGGAGTAAGTTCAGACTTAAGATGCCCAAGGCAAAGCTGATTGTAATGGGTCATGGCATACTTACGAACTCCGATATACCTACGGCGAAGATGCGTAGATGGCGCGAGTATCTCATCTACGAGGATGTTAGTTTGGGCGTGACGTTTAAAGAAATTATTGTCCCGCTATCTGACAGGGATGTAGCAAAAATTTATAGAAGTGTAGATTGTGTTCTTGTTACCTCAAGAAGCGAGGGCTTTGGTTTCAATGTCGTAGAAGCTATGGCTTGTGGCGTGATGGTTGTCTTCCCAGAATACGGCGGCACCGGAGACATGGTATTTCCAGGCGCGCTCACATATGGCGGTGCCGAGGTTAAAGCTGATTATTCGGACAAAGGTTTTTATGACGTCGGCAACTGGTGGGAGCCCAATGAGAATGAGATCTTGACGGCGATGCACAAGGTGCTGACTCTGACGGCTGTCGAAAGACGTGAATTGCTGAGAAAGCAGCTCAATTTGGTTAGGACGTCGTTTAGTTGGCGGAATACCGGCTTTTCTGTTCGTAAGGCGCTCCTAACTCACCAAACTAAACGGTCGAAGGATTACTTCGCAGGAAGTGACGTTCTAGAAAATATAAATGCGGAGTGGCTTGTCGGCACAATGGAGTCTGGATCTAGCCAGCTTCTACCTTTGTCGACAGTCATTTCGTCTGGAGTAGAGAGACTATTTGCAGATTTCGATAGAGCTACCTACGAGGAGTTTAATGACGATATCAAGGGGAAAGGTGTTGATCCGCTATGGCATTTTATAATGTACGGATGGAGTGAAAACCGTTTCATCGCTCAGGGTGTTTTGGTCAGGGATTATCTGTCTAACAACAATGGCGCTCAGTCCCTGATTATACATTACCATCAGATTGGTATGACGTTTGCCAGCAGCGATCTAAATAGAAGCATGCTAGAATGGACCGGAGGTATTTTCAAGAAGTCCGTTACCGAAAACCGTGTATCTGATAGGATGCTTCTCACAGGCCTTTACAAGATGGTGTTGCGTCGTGACCCAGACGCTCAAGGATTGCAGGAACATCTTGCTGCGCTATTTGACAAGCGGGTTTCGAGGGCTGAGATGGTTGACAACTTTCTGAATTCTGAAGAGTCGCATAAGGTAAATCGGATCTAA
- a CDS encoding IS3 family transposase (programmed frameshift), with the protein MGRRPKPEEIVSKLRQVDVLVSQGKTVADSVRSIGVTEVTYYRWRKEFGGLKLDQVKRLKELETENMRLRKAIADLTLDKLILKEAAFGKLLSPARRRVCIEHVRQHLPVSERRVCAALGQHRSTQRKAPRGFDDEEALTGDIIELARQYGRYGYRKIAALLRDAGWLVNDKRVERIWRCEGLKVPAKQPKKGRLWLNDGSCIRLRPEHRDHVWSYDFVEDRTHDGRKFRTLNVVDEFTRECLAIRVARKLNSTDVIDVLSDLFILRGVPGHIRSDNGPEFIAQAVQDWITAVGAKTAYIAPGSPWENGYVESFNARFRDELLDGEIFYSLKEAQVIIESWRRHYNTVRPHGSIGYKPPAPEVFVPAFAAWPAAKPRPSPPAMLRVAPRPTMN; encoded by the exons ATGGGAAGACGACCGAAGCCTGAAGAGATCGTGAGCAAGCTGCGTCAGGTCGACGTGTTGGTCTCACAGGGGAAGACCGTTGCGGACTCGGTTCGCTCGATCGGGGTGACCGAGGTCACCTACTACCGGTGGCGGAAGGAGTTCGGCGGCTTGAAGCTTGACCAGGTCAAGCGCCTGAAGGAGCTGGAGACGGAGAACATGCGGCTTCGCAAGGCGATCGCCGACCTCACGCTCGACAAGCTGATTCTGAAGGAGGCGGCCT TCGGGAAACTTCTGAGCCCCGCGCGCCGGCGCGTCTGCATCGAGCATGTGCGACAGCATTTGCCTGTCTCCGAGCGCCGCGTCTGTGCGGCGCTCGGTCAGCACCGCTCGACGCAGCGCAAGGCGCCGCGGGGCTTTGACGACGAAGAGGCGTTGACGGGCGACATCATCGAGCTGGCGCGGCAGTACGGCCGCTACGGCTATCGCAAGATCGCGGCGTTGCTGCGCGATGCCGGGTGGCTGGTAAACGACAAGCGGGTCGAGCGCATCTGGCGATGCGAAGGGCTGAAGGTGCCGGCCAAGCAGCCGAAGAAGGGACGTCTCTGGCTCAACGACGGCTCCTGCATTCGCCTCCGGCCCGAGCACCGCGATCACGTCTGGTCGTACGACTTTGTCGAGGATCGCACGCATGACGGCCGCAAGTTCAGGACCCTCAATGTCGTCGACGAGTTCACCCGGGAGTGCCTGGCCATCCGGGTCGCGCGCAAGCTCAACTCGACCGACGTCATTGACGTTCTGTCCGACCTGTTCATCCTGCGCGGCGTGCCTGGTCACATCCGTTCGGACAACGGCCCCGAGTTCATCGCCCAGGCTGTGCAAGACTGGATCACGGCGGTTGGAGCAAAGACCGCCTATATTGCCCCAGGCAGCCCGTGGGAGAACGGCTACGTCGAGTCGTTCAACGCTCGCTTCCGAGACGAGCTGCTCGACGGAGAGATCTTCTACTCGCTCAAGGAAGCTCAGGTCATCATCGAAAGCTGGAGAAGGCATTACAATACTGTGCGCCCGCACGGATCAATCGGCTACAAGCCCCCGGCGCCGGAGGTCTTCGTGCCCGCCTTCGCCGCATGGCCGGCTGCGAAACCCCGACCATCTCCGCCGGCCATGCTCAGGGTGGCGCCCAGGCCGACCATGAACTAA